The DNA segment GTTTGCCTCATCTGTTAATTTAGGTGAGAATTAACCAACCACTGATGCCATGAGATAAAACCTATTTTCCATCCCAGCACTTTAGACAGCCATAGCAGGACATGACAAGAGACAGGACAGCACCATGATGGGcagatggaaaaacacagaatgaagaaaaaataaaagataggTACCTCCACcctgtgagagggagagagaagatgaGTAACCTCCTCCACTAGAGTAGGAAGCTAGCGCTCCAGATGGGGTACCTACAAGGCAATGACAACTGGgtttaaaaccacaaaacaccTCTCCAACTAGCACCAAAGAGTACAATTATCTCAAGAAACCAAACAAGGCTTCAtgaatcaaacattaaaactagCAGTATTATCAtgaataaaaattgtaaaattataagtcaaatattcatataaaaatatacacatatgaAGCTGGTTTTATAGCTGAAATTCATAGCATACTATGAGCATAGTActatatcaaaaatataaataaaatacaaccattGTACTTTAAATATGCCTGTTTACTTCTTATCATAAATACTGCATTCTAAAGTGTTACCATTATTTTCAATTATAGACTGTACAATATTGATGGAGCCAAAACATCCTGATTGctccctggtggctggctgcagtatgtTATAAACCCTGCCCCCTCTCTATGTTCTTCACATAGTACAAGGTAGTTCACGTTTGTTCAAGAGTTTTTCTGATGAAttcgtcttttttttccagcaaaaaGGGCGGTGGTTAGATGTTGGGATTTACAGCTGTGTAAGCCAATCCATGTGCTCGCTTGTTTGTATGTATTCTTATACTGCTCtataaaatcaataatttacatgtttaaaattccTTCTATGTCACACTACACCCCAAACTTGAAGATATTGAAGttaatgtggaaaaacaaaaaaaaatcctcttttgACATGTTACACCTAAACAAATGCAGAACTGGAGGAGGAGTGGAAAAGGTGGAAATGTATTGGTCAGAATTGTGCTGAGCCACAGATGTGTTTCTTTCCTGGGACAACGGTCTTCAGGAGAACTACTAGCAAAAGTACGACCTTGAGAGGGGTTTTAATTCGGTGCATGAATGGGGACATCGCTGTGACAGTTAACTATTATGTATCCCCTAAAGGGAGAGATAAATGATGTGTTGTGTCTACATGAAGACAGAGGTGAATTTACCCAATAACGAATGATCCTTGTTGGCTGACTCTCCGTCTCCGGTAGGAAGGTCCGGTCTGGTGTAATCTCGACTTTTATCATTGTTGTATTTGACGTTGAGGTTGACCAGTTTACTGAAGTCTATCCGCAGAGTACAGCATGAATTATAGATGTTCTGTCCATCCAAAGACTGGAGTAAAAGGAGTCAAAAAGGGACAATGAAtcagaaaagtgtttaaatatatatttatatttgttggTAATAGCTATAATAGTAATAGGTAATAGTATAATCGCATATTACACTTGAAGGTGAGTGTTGCAACATAATTTTTGGCTCAACAGTGATGCAGTCAGGACCCAAACGCTGCTTAATTTACTCCTACAGCTTGCTTCTTTGTTAACTCTGGATAATGCAATACAATAGAGGCtacacatgtaaaaacaaagtcatttttgccttcttttacctagaaaaactacaacaaaggCTGTGTTTGCTGCCAAAATTTCACTTGCAGCTCTGTGCTTTCAGAGATAACAGCTAAAGCTCACTACATATCCCTATGACACACAGTTAGAGTCTAAATGAAGCTCTAATTGTTGAATGTTTAACACTGATCTCACCACCTGTTGTAATTTTCTCCTGGCTGCTGCTGTAAGAGCCAGaattttcatctgtgtgtgatCTTACCAGTTTGGCTTGCTGTGCATTGACGGGGTCGCTGAACTGCAGAAGAGCCTGAAACTGGTTGTTCTTGGTGAAGGTTATAATCTTCATTACTGTCCCAAACTTACTGAAGATCTGGAAGAATCAAAGAACGCAAAGAATAACAGAAACATGTCCAGTCATGAGTTTAACGAATGTCATTTTCAACATTCTAGTTTAAAGCTAATCAGACACACTTTTCATTATCACAGTTAGAGGTCAGCTAATATGAGCTTTCCAAAGCCTCATGCAAAGAGGGTGGCAGTGATAATCAATGTAATGTTAACATCacatctcttctctcttttttgtttttggctttacagatgctgttttttgacatcAATGCCATTCATCAAGCTTTAGGAGAAATAAACTACCTGACTATGAGGTTGTGTATACCAGTCTGAATGGTGGATCTAAACAACATGCTCAGGTTTTACCTGTTGTAGAACATCCAACGTCACAGGATAAAACATGTTGTCGATGATAATTCGCAGGACAGGGCTGGGGGGTGGAGCTAAGTCCAAAACTCCCGGGTCAGAGGATGGAGAACTTCCATCCTGAACTGCTGACACTGCCTGCAACACTGCCTGAGCCCTCTGAGTGGAGAGAAACAAGACTACGTCAAAATCTAAATGTAAATTGCTGAaggacttttaatttgaaacaggaagtggcagCATACACTCAGTAACAGACTTATCCCGTGACTTTCTTTTACAGCACTGGCCGCATTTTTAGTCCAGTCAAAACTCCAtgtaaatacatgttaaaatgaGGAACAGCACACTTAGACCAAGTCACACAGCAGAAAAGAGCAGCTTCCTCTGGAGCTGCACCCACTAATCATTTAACACAACCCTCCGCTCTTCAGCTCCAGTCTGGGATCTATATCCCAGCATGACTAGCAGAATTCGGGCAGCCACCAGCCACTGTCGGAGCAAAGATCTGATGATTAAGATAGTTTGTAAAATGTCCTATTACCAAAACTAGACTGCCCGCTGCACAGTTGTTTGCCTCCGCACTGTGAAAAAacacggatgcttcacacacatcttcccctggaagatctctacagtcagcacagtttcaaggtggacaacccaagattagtgtcaccaattcagcctccgaccaaatgtctccccttctgttcctgagttatgtcACTGAGTGATAGccagaaaagtgattttgctgAACATACAATGTCGCAGTTGACCTTTGAGCTCTTGGATATAATGTCAGGCCTTTATTATTGTATCATacaagacatttgtgtgaaatttgagcatATAAATGAGTCAAGGCAAAACAAACGCTTTACAAAGTCACgataaccttgacctttgaccacctcATTCTGACCATTTCAGTTTTGAGTGTAAAACATATGGACGTGTATACCTGATTGAGAGCCGAGTCTGTTTTCAGCTCCTTATGATTGGAGTACTGGATGAAGACGGGAGTGTTTCTGACCTAAATGGAGTAAGATTCacatatatattaaaagaaaaagtcagtaAGTCACACTTACAATTGAAATTATTGTTAATGTGTAACTGGAATGGACACTTATGTATTTCAGACCTGTGGTGTGACAGCTGTGTAGTAGTTCACCATAGTAATGGCTGCTTCTTCTGTACCCAACTCCAGAAACGCCTGGAGGAAAAAAGTGATATTAAGGTTCAGCAGAACAACAAATCTTTTCCTGTTTAGAAAAGGACAATACCCTTGAATTGAGTGTGATGTTCAAAATCAGTTCAATTCAGTGTATGGGGTGAACTTGTGGAATGGGCTGGGTGATGGGCTGAAACGAAGCATGAatataaatcaattttaaaaactatacaaaaaagatatttttggcaGGTATATAGATGAGGAAAGGTTGTTTTCGGGGTATTTAATTTGTAACAGTGGGGGATATTTCCATTGTAAATAAACCTGGGATAGTTATTCATTTAAACTGGTGGTAGGTAAACTAGGGATGGTTGTCTATACACTAgttgaaaataaatttacaaatttgTTGACATAATATATATGTGTTACAAGATAGAAAGTGAGAAAGGGGTAGGGATATGCAAGTTTTACTTCTACCTTCTCCTTTCCGGACactgtacttttgttttgttttgtttatttgtttttgaaaataaagaattcattcatttattattacagGACTGTTCGTGTTTCATCTTCATCTCAAAGTACGGACTGGTGGACTTCTGTCAAAGTTCACCTGGTTTTTCCCCTTGAGCATCAGTATGTTGGTGACCTTCCCAAAGGGCAGCCCCAGGGCGATGACTTCTGTCTCTGACACTTCATTGGGAAGTTTCCTGATGTGAAGAACTCTGGAGGGAGGGGATTCATCCAGACGCTGTTTCTTACTGTCACTGCCGTTTGCTGAGCATGaaagtaatttaaataaatcattgcAGGACATCAcaattcaaaattttaaaaagaatgaagTCAGATGAACGCACATGTGTAAAATGAATGATGACTAAGTTCCATTAAGCTGCTCCTTTGGTATTGTGCGTTCTGGCTCACTGACACGCTGACAACATTTCCATGTACaaattattgacttttttgccttgatactgaaaaggaaaaaacaatattcctactaagctgttcaCCACTTCCCCATATACCTAAGTTTACCAGTTTAATCAAAGTTAAGATTTACTTTACCGGTCATAGAGTTGGGGCTGCTACTGTACATGTTGAGCTCATCTGAGCCTCTCTggaacaagaacaaaaaaaagggaaagaaattaAGCTTTCATTTACATCCCGACTTTTGACACATACCAAATATATTACTAGCAGCAGAGTGACAAAATACTTCTAAAATATACCAAGCATTACACCTGGAACACACTACCTGCTTAAGCACTGCGGAACCTGTTAGGGTTTTTTTGGCGCCTATATCAACAGCAACAACGCTAACTGTGTGTGCGCCGCAAGTGTGCAGCAGTCTGGCAAGGTTGTCGTCACAAGCTGTTCACACGTGGAGTGTGTTCCAGGTGTTACACTGCATAATTTCTATCTGCCTTACTAAAAGTCAATGCATACCACTGTATCTAACTGCAAAGGACAAAATCACAATCTTCACCTCCAGCATTATGAAACGAATACACCGACCCATAAAGTTgaacacaaatgttttcagtctgttaCATAGTAACACCACAGCCAACAGTAAAGAGGGATTAATTCTATTCtagattaaatgtaaaataaacacacccAGCCCATCTACAAAGTCACATAGCATCATAAAAGCAAGTATGTTTAGGTGAAGATAATAAAAGTCAGCTTGCCTTCACACCAACAGCAACATCACTGTCAATGGCCAGAATGCAGGTAGAtggaaaaggagaaagacaAGCAAATAATGTTAGATGAAATTCTCAAAGAAAAGCAATTCTTCAATTcaaaaaggaaagggaaagtGGTGCTGTTGAAACATGTGGCAAATCACTTCAAGTGTGTCACAGATGAAcaacattttgaagaaaaatcaTGCAGTatagaggtttaaatgttttttttccctcttcctgGTTCTTAATGTGTGGAGAAATGcatagtcattttttaattaagcaCAAATGGGAGCTATACATGCTGAGATCATCACCAGCACATACACGTTTGCTCTCCCCGCACGTGTTTGTTATCGCTTGTGCTCGCTCTCTCGCTGCACTCGTTGTCTGGAAACAAAATGAGACGGCAAAGTCTCAAAACAACCAGAGAGGCAGTGCGTCATGGCTCTCTGTTTCCAACCTGAGCTGAAACTTCTGTTTGGACTTTGGTGGGACGGGCAGAGCATGAGGAAAGCTTGAacttgatttacaaaataaaagacaaaacaaaagcaacaatgtTTGACTTGCACATAATTGTTTTATCTctattatcttgttttgaaaattgaGGGGAGCCAAAATCAAAATCGAAACTGAAATTCGATTAATCAACCAGCCCTAAacaagattttaaatatatgattatatatacagttttggggcattttgccccatttgttttctttatacaaacattttttttttttttttgctttttaatttattttatataagtAAGTTTACTGTTactttgtatgtatgtttgcatTGACATATGTTTAACctgttgaaatgtaaacaaatatatttgatttttttttcaaaaacatagggagagGCAATGACCAACCAAacaagacatgtcctaaaaatagcaacaaattTCTTAATTCCTCCtctgaaaataaccaaaaaagtaaagcaaaaaaataaaaatatacaaaaacaaccaagaaaattatccaaaaaagtgctgaaaataatatatatatatatgtagaacTTGCTGTAGAgggtttaaatatataactataaatatagttttgtggacattttcccaTTTGTTTTATTACCACCTTCCCCTtttcaaaaactatttttctgctttttaatttcttttacaaTGCTGTCTCCCATTACTTTACATGTATGCTTGCGTCAactgtacatacagtacatataatACAGTTCAGTATGTaggtatagtatagtatgtattaatgtttaaccctttttaaccctaaccctttttttccccaaaaaacataGGGAGAGGCTATATGTAACtgaagacatggcccaaaaataacatgaaatcggtaaaaaaaaaaaaaaaaaaagtaaaaaaacaaaaagttccaCGAAAAACTTTGAAGATAagccaaagaagaaaaaaaaaaagaaaaagaacccAAAAAGGTgatgaaaattacaaatatctatgtatatttttcctgcaacttaattttaaataggTTAGGTAATTATCGTATAGTTCGGAAGAGTTTGTTGGAATTATTCCcacttgggttttttttacgcATTGTCTCACAACACCCCCCCGCCcgtatttaaaaagcaatttttcagtttatatatatatatatatatatatatatatatatatatatatatatatatatatatattatatatatatacatatatatatatttcagtaacataattttaaatatatatatatataataattataaaaatagttttctgcgcatttttaaccattttctaatcatacatttcccctttttaaaaactacttttCAGGATtatcttgtcaccttttactaattttacgcaatttgtggaatattttttgccaagttgctcagtttTCCACGTTTTAGAAAGAAAACCAAACGATATCCTCAGTTTCCAAGGGGTGAAGTCAGCCGCTCTCATAATGACAGAGCGTTGGACACAATAAGCCGGCGGAGGTCTCATGGAGCAAACACTAGCTCCAGACAAAGGACGAACTGACAGGTGCGCTCACCATGTCGGCTATAACTTGCTTTATTAATATGACCCGGGGCTAGTAACTTGTGAGACTAATGCTGGACGACAACGATTGTCACCAATCATCATACGAACATCCTAGCCACACATTTTACCTTCACCGGCAGCTACATTAATCTAAAGTTAGCTAACGTCAACGGTCGTTTTACGCACgaagagaggatgacatgctgAACTGGACACTGACTACCTTTTGCTTACTAGCTTGCTACCTCTCATGTTGTCGAAGAAGATCcagaagacacacaaaacatactCTTGAATCATGTTCTACCATATATGTACGTCTTCAAACGAGACAACACTGGAGTACCTAGTGGGGACTTTGTGTTGGCTAGCTAACGTCATGTTCTTCGTAGTACACAGTACCATGTTCGCAGCTCAGCTAAAGGTTAGCATAACTTCAATTGAAGACGGGGAACGGTTCGCTCTGTCTATGCCACATGCACAGCGGTGCAAAATCTACCCTGAAACATTAGCTTCAGTGATATAAAGACATTTACCCGTCCATTGCAGCTCTTTGTCCTCTTCTGTCTGTTGATATTTCAGCACAATTTGATGTCTGATTAGCGTGAGCAAAATGGGCGTTCTTCTTCTTCGTGTATTTTAGTGGCCATTGACAACCAACAGCAACGTTGGGCGCATTAGCGCCACCATCTCCTGAGGAGGGAGCCTGACTCACCCAACCTTCTGATTTATAATAGACCCATGCTCTGTTCCCATAATAACATAAGCTCAAGACTGCTTCCTACCCCCCAAACCCTACTTCCCTATAATGCAGCCATGCTCCCCATGGACTAGAATGTCCTCATCCTAAATACCATGCCATAAAAAATactgtgtaaaaatattattttcctttttttgtgtttcaatcTCTTAATCTTGCAACCAATTTCCATCCAAAtcctgagtaaaaaaaaaaaaacagttgtattGGGGTCTGTGTTgacatattatattatcttattatttatatataaagatAACATATAAAGACAGaccccaagaaaaaaaaatgaatgaataaatatgcacaggaaaaaaaaaatcaggagagTTCATTAATCATTCACAGatcaccatttttaaaaattcataggTTGTAAAAAGAGTAATTTCATGTTACAGGATAAGGAAGTAAACGAGAGAACTAgtgaagaaagtaaaaagaaaataaatggtcTTTAAGTTATATATCTAATCCATTTCTCTCATCTTTCCtcaaatatatgtatttggTTTCCAATTCTCATAGTAATCTTCTCCAttctctttccatttttcatactattacttgtctttttttctttttttttaaaaaagggctaAAAGTTGTGGGTCGATAAATAACAATACAGAGAACTGGAGGGACAGAGTTGATTTTGAACACCATTCCCTCAAAACTTGCTAAATTATTCATAGAAATATGGCTACACTTAAAACAATCTTAGAATATTACAGCAAGTCGTCCTCTGCTTCCACTTGCTCACAAATGTCCATCTTTATacttgtaaaatgtgtttgtttctgaagCATAATGGTTGGATTTGTTTTAAAGGTACAGtttgtgtttgcaaaaaaacaaaaagtttgttcatcatgtttttcatttgcaaactacattgtgtaaatgtgtgcttAGATCGTTTTCTGTTAAAGCCAGGCTGGGGAAAATGAATGGCTCTGGTTACATTAGCAAGCTAGCCAAAGACATATTTACAAAGACATCACATTGGCCACTGTGTTATTTGTCAGTGGGGCTGTCATATAGGTGAGGGCTAGACGAGCCCTTTAATAATGACAGCAAACAGAGGAGCTGTGGTTTTCTatataaaaagcacaataacGTTAAAATTTCTCAGTTGTTTgagaaatataaacatttgtttacaggCTTGTCTAGCCCTCCCCAATATGGGAGCCCACTGACATATTGCTGCAATcattgactgtatataaagatggacaatatgacagctcccccaaagtgtagcttttcaatctggattGCCCCACTGGTGTCTCACTGCAGTACAG comes from the Plectropomus leopardus isolate mb chromosome 12, YSFRI_Pleo_2.0, whole genome shotgun sequence genome and includes:
- the LOC121951031 gene encoding polypyrimidine tract-binding protein 2-like isoform X2, whose translation is MYSSSPNSMTANGSDSKKQRLDESPPSRVLHIRKLPNEVSETEVIALGLPFGKVTNILMLKGKNQAFLELGTEEAAITMVNYYTAVTPQVRNTPVFIQYSNHKELKTDSALNQRAQAVLQAVSAVQDGSSPSSDPGVLDLAPPPSPVLRIIIDNMFYPVTLDVLQQIFSKFGTVMKIITFTKNNQFQALLQFSDPVNAQQAKLSLDGQNIYNSCCTLRIDFSKLVNLNVKYNNDKSRDYTRPDLPTGDGESANKDHSLLGTPSGALASYSSGGGYSSSLSLSQGGGAISPLSAAAAAAAAAGRVALSGSGVSGVLLASNLNEEMVTPQSLFTLFGVYGDVQRVKILYNKKDSALIQLSDGNQAQLAMSHLNGQKVFGKVMRVTLSKHQTVALPREGLDDQLLTKDFSGSPLHRFKKPGSKNFQNIFPPSATLHLSNVRDGVGEDDLRLLFSNSGGTVKAFKFFQDRKMALIQMTSVEEAIQTLIDLHNYDMGGNHHLKVSFSKSTI
- the LOC121951031 gene encoding polypyrimidine tract-binding protein 2-like isoform X1; translated protein: MDGDVAVGVKRGSDELNMYSSSPNSMTANGSDSKKQRLDESPPSRVLHIRKLPNEVSETEVIALGLPFGKVTNILMLKGKNQAFLELGTEEAAITMVNYYTAVTPQVRNTPVFIQYSNHKELKTDSALNQRAQAVLQAVSAVQDGSSPSSDPGVLDLAPPPSPVLRIIIDNMFYPVTLDVLQQIFSKFGTVMKIITFTKNNQFQALLQFSDPVNAQQAKLSLDGQNIYNSCCTLRIDFSKLVNLNVKYNNDKSRDYTRPDLPTGDGESANKDHSLLGTPSGALASYSSGGGYSSSLSLSQGGGAISPLSAAAAAAAAAGRVALSGSGVSGVLLASNLNEEMVTPQSLFTLFGVYGDVQRVKILYNKKDSALIQLSDGNQAQLAMSHLNGQKVFGKVMRVTLSKHQTVALPREGLDDQLLTKDFSGSPLHRFKKPGSKNFQNIFPPSATLHLSNVRDGVGEDDLRLLFSNSGGTVKAFKFFQDRKMALIQMTSVEEAIQTLIDLHNYDMGGNHHLKVSFSKSTI
- the LOC121951031 gene encoding polypyrimidine tract-binding protein 2-like isoform X3, producing MDGDVAVGVKRGSDELNMYSSSPNSMTANGSDSKKQRLDESPPSRVLHIRKLPNEVSETEVIALGLPFGKVTNILMLKGKNQAFLELGTEEAAITMVNYYTAVTPQVRNTPVFIQYSNHKELKTDSALNQRAQAVLQAVSAVQDGSSPSSDPGVLDLAPPPSPVLRIIIDNMFYPVTLDVLQQIFSKFGTVMKIITFTKNNQFQALLQFSDPVNAQQAKLSLDGQNIYNSCCTLRIDFSKLVNLNVKYNNDKSRDYTRPDLPTGDGESANKDHSLLGAISPLSAAAAAAAAAGRVALSGSGVSGVLLASNLNEEMVTPQSLFTLFGVYGDVQRVKILYNKKDSALIQLSDGNQAQLAMSHLNGQKVFGKVMRVTLSKHQTVALPREGLDDQLLTKDFSGSPLHRFKKPGSKNFQNIFPPSATLHLSNVRDGVGEDDLRLLFSNSGGTVKAFKFFQDRKMALIQMTSVEEAIQTLIDLHNYDMGGNHHLKVSFSKSTI